The Triticum aestivum cultivar Chinese Spring chromosome 5A, IWGSC CS RefSeq v2.1, whole genome shotgun sequence genomic sequence gcaaatggagaccaaagctctgatgccacttataggatcgaaagtatgtctagagggggtgattagactacttgaccaaataaaaatctagccttttcccaattttaagtcttggcagattttagcaacttatcacaagtcaagcaatcaacctacacatgcaattctaagagtatagcaacagAATATAAATcatcatatgaaggtaaagggggggAGTTTGAggggagaaaacgcaatgtagacacagagattttggcgtggttctgataggtggtgctatcgtacatccatgttgatggagactccaacccacgaagggtaacggttgtacgagtccatggagggatccacccatgaagggtccacgaagaagcaacattgtctatcccaccatggccatcgcccacgaaggacttgcctcacttgggtagatcttcacgaagtaggcggtctcctttcccttacaaactccttggttcaaatccacaatcttgatagaggctcccaagtgacacctaaccaatctaggagacaccaccctccaaaaggtaatagatggtgtgttgatgatgaactccttgctcttgtgcttcaaatgatagtctccctaacactcaactctctcacacagatttggctatggtggaaagatgatttgagtggaaagcaacttggggaaggccagagatcaagattcttgtggttggattggaatgtcttggtctcaacacatgagtaggtggttctctctcagaaaaatgagtagtggaagtgtaggcacgttctgatagctctcttctcgaatggagaatgggtggaggggtatatatagccttcacacaaaatctaaccgttacacaccaTTTACCAAaatcggttagaccgatttagttcaaaatgtgaacgtgaggcattttggtgggaccgacacgatcaactcggtgagaccaattttgttagggttagggcataacttaatctcagTGAGACTggtcacatgaactcggtgagaccgatttcagtaataggcaaccagagagttggtcaggcaaactcggtgggaccaatcgctcattttggtgagaccgaaatgttacgaaaaggaaacagagagtttgcattgcgaactcggtgggaccgatcgctcagttcgattagaccgaaacgttacaaagggaaacagagagtttgcaatcccatctcggtgagaccgagatccctatcggtgagaccgaactgattagggtttctggctatggctatgtcaaatgaactcggtggtgccggatagatcaaatcggcggggccgagtttgacttttggtttgggacatatgtggaaatgagaaagtggttgagggcttttggagcatatcactatgcattttgagcaagcaagccattaagcaacacctcatccccttttaatagtattgacttttcctatggactcaatgtgatcttggatcactaaaatgaaaatgtagagtcttgagcttgtgccaatatgtgtccttagcattttgaggggtccacatctctagtccatgccatgccaatcattgaactttctgaaatgattatcttgaaggaatattagttcaatgagctatatgttgttaataattaccaaaaccacctagggattagttgcactttcatggaCCCATCCTTTCTCCTTTCATCGTGCTTGGTCCTAGGTTGCTCCAATACACCTATAGACATAAGAAAAGAACGAGAAGTAACAAAAACCAAATAAATACACAAATGTGCAATGCTCACAATGATAAGTATAAAAACCGGTAATCATGCATAATGGACATATATTTGGTTCAATgggacataatatatgaagagaaCATGCAACATATGAGCTCTAAAAATGCGTAAAATATAGAGCCATCAGCAGCGCCGATGGCCCTCGGCATTGTCAGCTCATCCTCTTCGGCCAACGCCTCCTTCCCGCTGGGGTTTTCTCCTTGTTCGGCATACGCTCCATCAGCACCCGCTCTGGTAAGTACAATTTCCCCCTTTGCTGGTAGATGTGGATTAGGGTTTGCATTGTTAAGCATGGATTGGATTCGCTCAGATTTGATTCGATCCGATTCCAATCGAATCAACTCGAATTCAATTGTCTGCTTCTTGACTGTTACTGTATATGCACTGCCTCATTGCTGTTAGATTGCTAGATTAGTGCACTGCCTTGATGCAAACTAGGTGTGTAGTTGTAGATTTGTGCTTGCAAGATAGGTAGTCACATTGGATGATATTCATGCTAGATTGGTTGATGTTCATGCTACACAAGTTGCTTGTTGTTCATGTTGCACAAGTTGCTTAATGTTCATGCCAATTGCTTGATGTTCATGCTGCACAAGTTGTTGTGTTGTTCGTAGTTAGGGTTTTGTGCATGATTTCAGTGTGTGCATGGTGATTAGTGTAGGTTGGACAAATGTGCATGCTCATATGCATTGTCGGACCATTGTGTTTGCTCGTTTAGGTACTAGTACCAACCAACATGCTGCCAAATGTGGGTGTCCTGCTAATGATTGGCAACTACCACAACTTGAAGTGCTATGTTAAGACCATAGCACAGATTTGGCAACTGCCATTGATCCATTGCATGCTCATATGCATTGTAGGACCATTGCATGTTTAGGAACTTGCCAAACTTGCATTGCTATGTTTAGATCATAGCACTGATTTGGCAATTGCCACTGATCTAGTGTTATGATCTAAAACAGAGCATTGCATGTTTAGCAACTGGTACTGATCAGCGGCAGTCGCCCAAGTGCAAGTGCCACTCAACTACCACTATTCAGTGCCAGTTGCCAATGATCATCTCACTGATCATTTGCAACTGGCAGCCCTTAGAGGCAGTTGTCAATGCCCTGTTACTAACACAAGTCATCTTACCTTGAAAGATCATGAAGACGGAGTGGGACGTAGCCGGAGGAGGAGCGCAGGTCATGGCTGGCGCCGAGGGCTTCGAGGACCTGATCCCGACGAACCGATGGCTCAAGACAGTGAACCTGCTTGGCAGGGTCACTGCCATGAGCCAGCCATGGTCACAGGGACGAGCACCGAGGACCGGCCACGAGGAGGGGGGACGAGAGCCGCTGCGTTTCTACATGCAGATCAAGGACATGGAGGATCTCGCCATGCTCGTCATCCCTCGCAAGTTCACGGACATGCTGGAGCAATGGCTGGTGACGAAGCCATCGCACATCATCGGGCTGTCGGCCAACAAGTGGTGCGAGTTCTGGGTTCAGGTCCAAAACTTCCAGAGGCACATGGTCCTTGGTAAGGGCTAACAGTACTTCTGCCGCCGCCACAGGATCATCCCCGGCAACCTCCTCGTCCTGCGCATCTCTGGACTTGGCTTGAAGGTTCAGATCTACAACCACAACAACTCAATCATGTGCAGGGTTCGCTGCACCAAAAATAGTTGCGCCGGTGACATTACTCTTGCGATGTAGTCAGTTTGTGGTGATCGTTTGAACTTGATGTTAGTTTGTGGTGATCATTTGAACTTGTGCTGAACCTGTTAATATTTTGGTCAGGATCAGCACCCTGGTTTGAAGCAAGGGCATCTCAAACCCCTGTTGTTTTAACTTATGGTCATAGTTAATGTAGTTTGACTGTTAATCTACTGTTCTTTCCTGTCTATTTTGTGTTGTGATGTCTTCTTTGTTGTTGTGTGCCTGATGTTGTGCTACAAatgtggtggtaaggccaccacatttgaaAGGGGTTGGCACAACACAAACATGCACTCAGCCAAACAGCCATGGTGTGCATCTACTGACCCCTGAAGCATAAATGTGTGCAACCAAACAGCCAGCCCTAAAATGGCCACTGATACAATGCCGGCGACCAAACAACATGCAGATGTTGGTTTTTCGCCTGTTTTTGCTCAGCCGGGCTGAGTTAAGACGCAATGCAGGCAATATTAGAGAAGACAACCAAACACGTCATTAGTCTATGATAACCAATTTTCTTCTTGAATTCAACATCTATATATTTCATGGCACTAATCTACCCTAGAGATCGTGGTGCTGACAGTATGCAACTTTACGCCATTAGTTATGGCATGGAACAATAGATGTGACTCCACTGGCACTGAGCCACAGATCAGGAAAACAAAGGAAATGCTAGCTAGCGAGGCCAAGAGAGATGCATGACAGACGGAAATAACAGAAAGTTTGAAATGCATGCCTTCTTTATTTGGCCTATTGATCTGCTGGACTGCTTGATTTCGACAACATCTTGACTGGTGCATGATAGCATCCAAAGCATATGATCCATCTGGAAAGAGCAGGACAGCAGAGCGGAGGATCTTCCATGATGATCATGCCCATATGGTATTTTTTACACTCAAAAAAGTTGCATCTCACAGAATTTTTAACTTCTTCATATATGATTGACCAACAGAAATGGCAACGCTGAAAATTCACATTAACAGTGCATAACACAACTGCCTGGCCCCGAGTCAAGGGTGTAGTGATCCACGAAACAAGAATTTGTAATCCGTTTTTTTCACGGGGATTATTTTTCCATACATAAACATGTCATCTATACATGACATTTATTCTTCACCCAGTGTGCTGTATGCTAATGGCTGACGTCTGCAAATTGTGCAGCAACTTTGTTCATCTCATTTGTTGCGACCGATGCAACAGAATGCTAAATCCATGGTAGGTCAATGCTGGTTCGGATTTGTAGCTGGTATTCCTGAGGTTATGTCACTGCAAGAAGCAAACCTTCCATCAACGACTACCCATGTAGGAAAAAAAAGccaaacttttttttaaataacatTTCTAAGCCAAACTGAAAGAACTCAGTGCACATCCGCGACCAAGGAAGAAAATCATGTATTTAATGTTTAAGCACTGATGGGATGCATCTTTAACACTGCCACCTTTTCCAAAAATCTGTAACACTGCCTACAGCAGTACATACGAAGAACATGTTTCAAATAACTATGTAACATACTGGTTTGGTGCCAAAGAAGCCTACACATTATAGATAGGATATTTATGAAGCTTTGAGTTTGATAAGTCGCTTCCGAAATTATCAATGTCATTTAGATTTTCCTGGCTGTTTGCACCAATCCATGGAGAGGCTGGAAtgtttttctttatctatttttttCCAGATTTCCCCAACAATATCAGACAGGTCACAGGACCAATTACCTACAGCCAATGCATTTCAAACAAAATATAATTTTATTGTTATGAAATGTATGTGCACAAACTAATGTGAACCACCGTGTATCACCTTGTCGGTCAGGtataagctgtccaaaacagcaaatcCCGCAGCAACACCGCCTTCATCCGAAGAAGAAACTTTTGTTCGCATCAAGTAACCACACTTATCATTGATGATCACCTTATCTTTGTTCCTGAAATCAGATATCAAGTCATGACCTGTTTGTCAGAAGAAGCACCATCTTATGAGGAGCGCTAGTGTTTGGACTTCTGTGTTTCAAGCACTTATTATACCGCAGGTAGGCTCCATATATCCCAAGCTCAGATACTGTGAGGGCCTCATGGCAAAAACCACCACGGACCAGACTAGCGAGAGATGCTTTGGGAAAGATTCTTTGCATCAGTATGTAGGCTGAGAGagcatctcctccttccttcttgaGTCTGATCAGAGCCTCTCGCACATCAAGACCGTATATGTTGTTCCCTGTGCACGAATAGCATATCAACAAATAATGAGAAAAACTACTAAGAAAACAACTAATGAGCAAAATAATATCCATATGTTACTGCATAAAACAAACCTCCGCCTTCACGTTGAGGCTTCAAGACAAACAAGTCAGGGTTTTCAATCGCAGATTTGACAACCTCTTTATCATCCAAGCTCCATAGCCCTGCAAAGCATTGACGGAGCTTGGCAATTTCCTCCTTATTTTCAAGAAACCTGTGGAGGGAACAAATTATGCTCAGATAGGCTTTTAATGTCTACCAAAGACTGATAATTGATCTGATCACTAATGGCAGAAGTACAGCGACAATACCACAACGGGTCTTACTACCCTATGTTCAGTCATGAACTTAGGTAGACCCATAGTGCTATATGCAGTTCACATCATTGGAATATTCAAGTCATTGGTACTCAAAAATTGAATCACCTTTCAAGCACGTTAGGTTTTGCTAGTTCTTGTTGAATCTTCTTGGTCCCCACTAAATGATATGATATTGAAGGACACTTCACAGCAGATGATTGTTCCATCAAAAGCCTTGCACTCCATTCCTAGAATATATACAAGAAACATGCCATGGGGATTAACAACAAAAACAATTGCTATACATCCACAAGACATACACAAATTTTGCTTCAGTGTTGACCCTATTAACGACTAGTGAAATCAATATATACAAGGGAATGTAGAAGTatttgttgaagtgtatatgtggattgctaGCCCTTTCTattagttcggacttttggttgtgaTGGCTAGTGCATGAAGGTTAATATGGTATATCAGAGCCTAAGGTCTTGTGTTCAAGTCCTGGCTTTCGCAATTTATCCTCTGTGTCCACGTATaggcctcttgagccatacctctgagtctattcacgtgttgacttcccacgtcacacgtgagagggggtgttgaagtgtatatgtggattgcctagccctttccatcagttcggacttttggttgcgttggctagtgcatgaagcttaacagtgTTCAAATATTTTAAAATTTAAAATGATGCCATATTATCTCAAAGAAAACACTTCTATGGTAATTTGGTTTTCAATCAGAGGAACTGTCACAAAAAATGCTGTGTTGAAGGGTGGAAACAATGTATACACGTACTGCTTCTGAAGGATAATCGTTTGGTGTATAGCCAGCTCTAAAATACACCACAGCGACCTTCCTGCCATTTCTGCATTTTCCAAAAATACTTTAATGAACATTCTGCAAGACTGCAGCAATCGCTAAACTGCCAAGTGTCAAGCCGCAAACAATAAGCCAATCACAGAATACATACACAACAAGAGTTCCATCAAGGAGAACCTGGCCTTCAGCCTCCACCTCTGACAAGGTCTTCCTAATAGTTGTTATGCCATGTGTAACAAATTGTCAAGGGAACACAAATTTGACGTTGAGACTTGATGTAACATTTTAGCATCTGGACTGGGAAGAAGATCCTGGAGACAAGCAAATAACCAGAAGTACTAAACAGTTGTCATATGACAAGATTGAGCTATAGACTAGGAAGGTGGACCAAAGATGgcatgcggagcatcccatggacATCACTGTGAACCCATCATCAACCCCACAAACTCCAAGTGGACCGATGACAAGAGCTCACCCGTGTGCCATCAAACTGAGGTGACTTCACTCCTACTTGAGGTCCCTATGTATTTGGATGAGACATGGCTTCTAGCTTAATCCGGAATGCTATGTATGCTTAGATATGAAGGCATGAAACCTGGAGAAGCAAGGAAGGAAGGCCAAGTCCCAAGCGAGGAGCGGAGACTCAAAGACGAAGAGAAGGAAGAAAACCAGTGCAAAATCTGCACTACCGAACAGTCGGGAGAGCGCTGGCGCCTCGGCCTCAACCCTCTGGAGCGACCAGAGGTCGAGCAGACTGTCCTGTCCAACCAACCAGACAGTGTCTAGTTGGCGCTCGCACCTCGCCCTCGACCCTCCAAATCGACCAGACTGTCCGGTCGGTGCTGAAGCCTCTGAAGAATTGCACCACCAGACTGTCCCGTCCACTCTGACCTAACTGTCAAGTAGTTCTGTCTGTGCAGATTTTGGGTAAGGTCCGTGTATCTCCCCTCCCCATACCCCTTCGTGCCTAGGCTATAAATACCCGTACTTCTCTCagatctagggttagcaaagtatagaCTAAAtcttgagagagctttgctcaatCTACCCTCTCCCTTGGAGATCAAGAGCTCTTTCGGGAGAAGAATCCTCTTGGATTATCAAGACATCCATATCCTTTGGATTGGGGAATAACTATCTCTCAAGACCCATCTCTCCTAAAGATTTGGAAGAACTACCCTAGTTATCTTTTCCTTTTGTTGCTGCTTGGATCTTGATGTGCGTCTCGTTTTGGCATGAGATTTGAGTACTTTGGTGGTGAATCTTGTCTATGTGAGTACTTTGGTGGTGAATCTTGTCTATGTGAGTGTTTCCTCAAAAGTTTTCCACAGTTGTCACCCAGATCCACCTCCAAATAGTGAAGATCGGGCCATTCCTACGGTTTGCCCCGTATCAAGATGGCAACTGCATTGGCAGGAAGAACATCTTAACAAAGCAAACTTTAAGCAACTGAGTCATGGCATTTTTGCTAAGCAAGAACTTGAGTTATAGAAAATCATATATAATTTTCATCATTAAGAGAAGTGCCAAAGCAGATCACAAAAGGATATGATTCCCTCAAATATTTGACAAGCCAGTATTGGTCATACATATTTCTTTCTTCGGGCTGCACAATCATCATAACTACAGCACTGAACATTTCATGAAAAAGTGTGTCAGTTAATACTCAATTGGTTAGCTATAATATGCATGATTCAGCTAGAGCGTACCAAACCTGTCAACATTAAACTCATCCCATGCTTTGGCCAATGCTTTAGCAAATTGACGGCTTGCATCATTTCCAGGAACCCTTTTGGCATCTAGACATAATAAATTTCCATACTGATTGATCAAGGTCCTGCATAGCAATTAGTGATCAGTTGATTTACTACACATACTGATGACCTAATAATAAACCTGATTAGAAATACCCTGATAGGTACAAAGTAGAAAACTTCATAGTATCCATTAGTAAGACTTAGTCAAATGTAGAGAAGTTTGGCTTAGGACAAagctagaacttcaaataatttggAACGCGGGAAGGAATTCTTACTTATCTCTAAGTAAACATAGAAGACGTACTATTTAACATCACAATTGCAATGC encodes the following:
- the LOC123102666 gene encoding glutathione synthetase, chloroplastic isoform X2 is translated as MSTTEGKADAAAVEEMARSATAWCAMHGLVVGDRADPRSGTVPGVGLVHAPISLLPSRLPESFWSQACELAPLFNELVDRVSLDGDFLQDSLSKTRQVDDFTSRLLDIHRKMMDANKEENIRLGLHRSDYMLDSETNSLLQIELNTISVSFPGLCSIVTELHRTLINQYGNLLCLDAKRVPGNDASRQFAKALAKAWDEFNVDSAVVMMIVQPEERNMYDQYWLVKYLRESHGITTIRKTLSEVEAEGQVLLDGTLVVNGRKVAVVYFRAGYTPNDYPSEAEWSARLLMEQSSAVKCPSISYHLVGTKKIQQELAKPNVLERFLENKEEIAKLRQCFAGLWSLDDKEVVKSAIENPDLFVLKPQREGGGNNIYGLDVREALIRLKKEGGDALSAYILMQRIFPKASLASLVRGGFCHEALTVSELGIYGAYLRNKDKVIINDKCGYLMRTKVSSSDEGGVAAGFAVLDSLYLTDK
- the LOC123102666 gene encoding glutathione synthetase, chloroplastic isoform X1, with protein sequence MSTTEGKADAAAVEEMARSATAWCAMHGLVVGDRADPRSGTVPGVGLVHAPISLLPSRLPESFWSQACELAPLFNELVDRVSLDGDFLQDSLSKTRQVDDFTSRLLDIHRKMMDANKEENIRLGLHRSDYMLDSETNSLLQIELNTISVSFPGLCSIVTELHRTLINQYGNLLCLDAKRVPGNDASRQFAKALAKAWDEFNVDSAVVMMIVQPEERNMYDQYWLVKYLRESHGITTIRKTLSEVEAEGQVLLDGTLVVNGRKVAVVYFRAGYTPNDYPSEAEWSARLLMEQSSAVKCPSISYHLVGTKKIQQELAKPNVLERFLENKEEIAKLRQCFAGLWSLDDKEVVKSAIENPDLFVLKPQREGGGNNIYGLDVREALIRLKKEGGDALSAYILMQRIFPKASLASLVRGGFCHEALTVSELGIYGAYLRNKDKVIINDKCGYLMRTKVSSSDEGGVAAGFAVLDSLYLTDKVIGPVTCLILLGKSGKK